In Halobacteriovorax marinus SJ, the following proteins share a genomic window:
- the ileS gene encoding isoleucine--tRNA ligase: protein MSETENSNQESFSFVENEHNILAFWKENDIFKKSLENTRDKKPYIFYDGPPFATGLPHHGHLLASTLKDIVPRYWTMKGRYVERRFGWDCHGLPVEHEIDKKLGMSAQDAVEKLGVKAYNDECRGIVQRYTNEWEKTVSRIGRWVDFENDYKTMDPTFMESCWWVFKQLWEKDLVYQGTKVVPFSTALGTVLSNFEASSNYQDVQDPAITALFKVDGKEDTFFAAWTTTPWTLPSNLCLCVGPEIDYVKVKDEDKNIFIYLGKARLEHYSKKRNLTVVEEMKGSALKGMTYEPLFDFFKEFKEEGAFQILNDDYVTTEDGTGIVHTAPAFGEDDNRIMKEAGIEAIVCPVDDAGKFKATVAPYSGVHVKEADKQIIKDLKDSGKLYEQSVLVHSYPFCPRSNTPLIYKSIPSWYIKVEENVSKLLESNSQINWVPGHIKAGRFGKWLEGARDWAVSRNRVWGTPLPIWKNDVTDKCICVGSIEELKELSGVELEDLHREHADAVTFTIQGEEGTYKRITEVFDCWFESGSMPYAQLHYPFENKEVFDQGYPAEFIAEGLDQTRGWFYTLTVLSTSLFQKPAFKNVIVNGLVMAEDGKKMSKSLRNFTPPDSLMEEYGADALRLYLINSGLVRGEEQRFADSGVKDMVRRALLPWFNAFKFFQTYAEVDGWNVSEHYNEGDNIVDQWVVSKLQTMKRNIAKEMEAYKLYNVVPALFNFIEDLTNWYIRLNRSRFWGEGLNEDKCAAYSTLHYVLTEVSKCMAPFAPFLSEFTYAELKKFNANETMESVHLCDYPVAKEEKIKPMLEDAVDRMQQLILLGRQKRNQVQIKVKTPLASLTIIHKDQELLDEIAKLETYIQTELNIKEIKYSTHEDEFINLFAKPNFKVLGKKLGKRMGQVGKLIQALSAQELAKFEEDGSITLDGEKLISEDIDIFREAKEGTQALSNRFISIDMDVVLTDDLLEEGLAREVVNRIQRQRKDSGLNIDDRINIEFSASDKLKAAIEKHTEYISGETLANSLSSKDSIEGTEYEIEGENLNLSIIRA, encoded by the coding sequence GTGTCAGAGACAGAGAATTCAAATCAAGAGAGTTTTTCATTCGTTGAGAATGAACACAATATTTTAGCTTTTTGGAAAGAGAATGATATTTTCAAAAAGTCCCTAGAAAATACTCGCGATAAGAAACCATATATTTTCTATGACGGACCTCCATTTGCAACAGGTCTACCTCACCACGGTCACCTCTTGGCCTCTACTCTTAAAGATATTGTTCCAAGATATTGGACAATGAAGGGTCGCTACGTTGAGAGAAGATTTGGTTGGGATTGCCACGGTCTTCCAGTTGAGCATGAGATTGATAAGAAACTTGGAATGTCTGCTCAAGATGCCGTTGAAAAACTTGGCGTTAAGGCCTACAACGACGAATGCCGTGGGATTGTACAGCGCTATACCAATGAGTGGGAAAAGACTGTTTCTAGAATTGGCCGTTGGGTTGATTTTGAAAATGACTATAAAACAATGGACCCAACTTTCATGGAATCATGTTGGTGGGTATTCAAGCAACTTTGGGAAAAGGACTTAGTCTATCAAGGTACTAAGGTCGTTCCTTTCTCAACTGCCCTCGGTACAGTGCTCTCAAACTTTGAAGCATCGTCTAACTACCAAGACGTTCAAGACCCAGCGATCACAGCTCTTTTTAAAGTTGATGGCAAAGAAGACACTTTCTTCGCAGCTTGGACAACAACACCTTGGACACTTCCTTCAAACCTCTGCCTATGTGTTGGTCCAGAGATTGATTATGTAAAAGTGAAGGACGAAGATAAGAATATTTTCATCTACCTTGGTAAGGCTCGCCTTGAGCACTACTCAAAGAAGAGAAACTTAACGGTAGTAGAAGAAATGAAAGGCTCTGCCCTTAAAGGTATGACCTACGAACCACTCTTTGACTTCTTTAAAGAGTTCAAAGAAGAAGGTGCGTTTCAAATTCTAAATGACGACTACGTAACAACTGAAGACGGTACAGGTATTGTTCATACTGCTCCGGCGTTTGGTGAAGACGATAATAGAATTATGAAAGAAGCCGGGATCGAAGCTATCGTTTGCCCTGTTGATGACGCTGGAAAGTTTAAGGCGACAGTAGCTCCTTATAGTGGAGTTCATGTAAAAGAAGCCGATAAACAAATCATTAAAGATTTAAAAGATAGTGGAAAACTCTACGAGCAATCAGTTCTCGTGCATAGTTACCCATTTTGTCCAAGGTCAAACACTCCTCTAATCTACAAGTCTATCCCATCTTGGTATATCAAAGTAGAAGAGAATGTAAGCAAACTTCTTGAATCTAACTCTCAGATTAACTGGGTACCGGGACATATTAAGGCCGGAAGATTTGGTAAGTGGCTTGAAGGAGCAAGAGACTGGGCCGTATCTAGAAATAGAGTGTGGGGAACTCCACTACCTATTTGGAAGAACGATGTAACAGATAAGTGTATTTGCGTTGGTTCAATTGAAGAGCTTAAAGAACTCTCTGGAGTTGAATTAGAAGATCTTCACCGTGAACATGCAGATGCTGTGACATTTACAATCCAAGGTGAAGAAGGAACATATAAGAGAATCACAGAAGTTTTTGACTGCTGGTTTGAGTCTGGTTCAATGCCATACGCACAACTTCACTACCCATTTGAGAATAAAGAAGTTTTTGATCAAGGTTACCCTGCTGAGTTTATCGCGGAAGGACTCGATCAAACGAGAGGTTGGTTCTATACCCTCACAGTGCTTTCAACTTCTCTCTTTCAAAAGCCTGCATTTAAAAACGTTATCGTAAACGGTCTTGTAATGGCCGAAGACGGTAAGAAAATGTCTAAGAGTTTAAGAAACTTCACTCCACCTGATAGTTTGATGGAAGAGTACGGAGCAGATGCCCTAAGACTCTATCTAATCAACTCAGGTCTTGTGCGCGGAGAAGAGCAGCGATTTGCAGACTCAGGTGTAAAGGACATGGTAAGACGTGCCCTTCTTCCTTGGTTTAATGCATTTAAATTCTTCCAGACATATGCTGAAGTAGACGGTTGGAATGTGTCAGAGCACTATAATGAAGGCGACAATATTGTCGATCAGTGGGTTGTTTCTAAGCTTCAAACAATGAAGAGAAATATTGCTAAAGAGATGGAGGCTTATAAATTATATAACGTCGTTCCTGCCCTCTTTAACTTTATTGAAGATTTAACAAATTGGTATATTCGCCTCAACAGATCACGCTTCTGGGGAGAAGGGCTCAATGAAGATAAGTGTGCAGCGTACTCTACTCTTCACTATGTCCTCACTGAAGTTTCTAAGTGTATGGCGCCATTCGCTCCATTCCTATCTGAATTTACTTATGCAGAACTAAAGAAATTCAATGCAAATGAGACGATGGAGTCTGTTCATCTTTGTGACTACCCTGTTGCAAAAGAAGAGAAGATTAAGCCAATGCTTGAAGATGCTGTCGATAGAATGCAACAGCTTATTCTCCTAGGAAGACAAAAGAGAAACCAAGTTCAAATTAAAGTTAAGACTCCACTTGCGAGCTTAACAATCATTCATAAAGACCAAGAGCTCTTGGATGAAATAGCAAAACTTGAAACTTATATTCAAACTGAGTTGAATATTAAAGAGATCAAATACTCTACTCACGAAGATGAATTTATCAATCTCTTTGCAAAACCAAACTTCAAAGTTCTTGGTAAGAAGCTAGGAAAGAGAATGGGACAAGTTGGAAAACTTATTCAGGCCCTAAGCGCTCAAGAGCTAGCAAAGTTTGAAGAGGATGGAAGTATTACTTTAGACGGTGAGAAACTTATTTCTGAAGATATCGATATCTTTAGAGAGGCCAAGGAAGGAACTCAGGCCCTATCAAATAGATTTATCTCTATTGATATGGATGTAGTTCTTACTGATGATCTTCTTGAGGAAGGTCTTGCTAGAGAAGTTGTAAATAGAATTCAGAGACAAAGAAAAGATTCAGGACTCAATATTGACGATAGAATTAATATCGAATTCAGTGCAAGTGATAAGCTTAAGGCCGCTATAGAGAAGCATACTGAGTATATTTCAGGTGAAACTCTTGCCAATTCTCTATCATCTAAAGATTCAATTGAAGGGACAGAATATGAGATTGAAGGTGAAAACCTCAATCTGTCCATAATTAGAGCATAA
- the rpsU gene encoding 30S ribosomal protein S21, which translates to MAKDKNYSIYISIDDKLGAERSLRKFKRLCESFGVVREYRKRKEFKKPSIRRIEKLEAAEKRRNKSASKMRRTSKI; encoded by the coding sequence ATGGCAAAAGACAAGAACTACTCAATTTATATTTCAATTGATGACAAACTTGGTGCAGAACGTTCTCTAAGAAAATTCAAGAGACTTTGCGAATCTTTTGGTGTTGTACGTGAGTACAGAAAGAGAAAAGAATTCAAGAAGCCTTCAATTCGTAGAATCGAAAAGCTTGAAGCAGCAGAGAAACGTAGAAACAAATCTGCAAGCAAGATGAGAAGAACATCTAAAATCTAG